The following coding sequences are from one Novosphingobium sp. KACC 22771 window:
- a CDS encoding polysaccharide biosynthesis/export family protein, with product MNRLSLRHLAAIMPLALGACATLPVSGPTGHQVMAPKAGPGFRIVAVDSLAALPAVPVLGGAAANGDDGAAAPTDMIGPGDTLDIQIYEAGVSLFASTRPMAAAGGNGAAQAERLPAMRVDDKGQIFVPFVGRMRAGGLTSTQLAGAIRAALKDMSQNPQVVVGIAQSVTNSVILGGEVARPGRLVLTTNRETLTEAIALSGGYRGEAKDLAVQVTRGAQLREFRLADAVQGAARDWRIRPGDQIELIKKPQTFAVLGAAGRVEQLPFAAPSVSLAEALSAAGGPNPNLGDAKAVFIFRFDAGDEPTVYHINMMNPGSVFLAQRFAMRDKDVLYIGNAAANQPGKLIQLVSQLFSPIIAVQGALVNTGVVR from the coding sequence ATGAACAGGTTGAGCTTGCGGCATTTGGCAGCGATCATGCCCTTGGCGCTGGGCGCCTGCGCCACCTTGCCGGTCAGCGGGCCGACAGGGCATCAGGTGATGGCGCCAAAGGCCGGGCCGGGCTTTCGCATTGTCGCGGTGGATTCGCTGGCCGCCTTGCCGGCGGTGCCGGTGCTGGGCGGGGCGGCGGCCAATGGCGATGATGGCGCGGCCGCCCCCACCGACATGATCGGGCCGGGCGATACGCTCGATATCCAGATCTATGAGGCGGGCGTCAGCCTGTTTGCCAGCACGCGCCCGATGGCGGCGGCGGGCGGCAATGGCGCGGCGCAGGCCGAACGCCTGCCCGCGATGCGCGTGGACGACAAGGGGCAGATATTCGTGCCCTTTGTCGGGCGGATGCGCGCGGGCGGGCTGACGTCGACGCAATTGGCCGGGGCCATCCGCGCCGCGTTGAAGGATATGTCGCAAAATCCGCAGGTGGTGGTGGGCATCGCCCAATCGGTCACGAACAGCGTCATTCTGGGCGGCGAAGTGGCACGGCCCGGACGGCTGGTGCTGACCACCAACCGCGAGACGCTGACCGAGGCGATTGCGCTTTCGGGCGGCTATCGGGGCGAGGCCAAGGATCTGGCGGTGCAGGTGACGCGCGGGGCGCAGTTGCGCGAATTCCGTCTGGCCGATGCGGTGCAGGGCGCGGCGCGCGACTGGCGCATCCGCCCCGGCGACCAGATCGAACTGATCAAAAAGCCCCAGACCTTTGCCGTGCTGGGCGCGGCGGGGCGGGTCGAACAATTGCCCTTTGCCGCCCCCTCAGTCAGCCTTGCCGAGGCGCTGTCGGCGGCTGGCGGGCCAAACCCCAATCTGGGCGATGCCAAGGCGGTGTTCATCTTCCGCTTTGACGCCGGGGACGAGCCCACCGTCTATCACATCAACATGATGAACCCCGGCAGCGTCTTTCTGGCCCAGCGCTTTGCCATGCGCGACAAGGATGTCCTTTATATCGGCAATGCCGCCGCCAATCAGCCGGGCAAGCTGATCCAGTTGGTCAGCCAGTTGTTCAGCCCCATCATCGCGGTGCAGGGGGCTTTGGTGAACACCGGGGTGGTGCGGTAG